The nucleotide window gaaatctgtatgcagatcaggaagcaacagttagaactggacatggagcaacagactggttccaaataggaaaaggagaacatcaaggctgtatattgtcaccctgcttatttaacttacatgcagagtacatcatgagaaacgctggactggaagaaacacaagctggaatcaagattgccgggagaaatatcaataacctcagatatgcagatgacaccacccttatggcagaaagtgaagaagaactaaagagcctcttgatgaaagtgaaagaggagagtgagaaagttggcttaaagctcaacattcagaaaactaacatcatggcatctggtcccatcacttcatggcaaatagatggggaaaaagtggaaacagtggctgactttattttttagggctccaaaatcactgcagatggtgactgcagccatgaaattaaaagacacttactccttggaaggaaagttataaccaacctagacagcatattcaaaagcagacattactttgccaacaaagatccatctagtcaaggctgcggtttttccagtggtcatgtatggatgtgagagttggactataaagaaagctgagtgccgaagaattgatgcatttggactgtggtgttggagaagactcttgagagtccctcgaactgcaaggagatccaaccagtccatcctaaaggagatcagtcctgggcgttcgttggaaggactgacgttgaagctgaaattccaatactttggccacctgatgcgaacagctgactcatttgaaaagaccctgatgctgggaaagattgagggcaggaggagaaggggacgacagaggatgagatggttggatggcatcaccaactcagtggacatgggtttgggtggactccgggagttggtgatggacagggaggcctggcatgctgtggttcatggcgtcgcaaagagtcggacacgactgagcgactgaactcaactgagaatgaatggggagaaggcaatagcaacccactccagtacccttgcctggaaaatcccatggatggaggagcctggtaggctgcagtctatgaggtcgctacgagttggacacaactgagggacttcactttcactttacactttcatgcattggagaaggaaatggcaacctggtccattgttcttgcctggagaatcccagggacggggaagcctggggggcggccgtctatggggtcgcacagagtcgtacgcgactttgcagcagcagcagcagcagcagcagaatgaatgGAGCCAGAGCTCCACGCACTTGTCATTACGGGGCCTTGCCACTAGGAGACGGAGGCGTGCGACCCGGTAGAGGTTGGCGCGGACATGTGACGTCACTCCGAGTGCTGGAGAGGCTGGCGCGAGAGCGTGACGTCACACTGAATCCCACCGAGTCCGGCGCGGGCATGTGACGTCACGCAACGCGCCCAGGCATAGCGGCGAGGTAACTGGTATCGTGGGGTCTCTGCACGGTCGCCATGGGTCCGCGAGTACAACTCCCGCCCGAAATCCAGCTGGCGCAGCGGCTGGCGGGGAACGAGCAGGTGACCCGGGACCGGGCGGTGAGGAAGCTCCGGAAATACATCGTCGCCAGAACTCAGCGGGCCGAAGGTTGGCGCGGGGTTGGCGAGATGTGGGCGGGGGGCGTCTCGCGAACCGGGCCGGGCTGGGGGCGCGGGGGCCCGGGTTGGGGGCCGGTGGCCCGAGTTAGCTGACTTTCCAACCGCGTGGAGCCTCCACGTGGTCCGCCCGGCCGGGCGGAGCCTGGTCGGGCCGTGGCGATGCTCCCACCTACCCCACCGCTCGCGCTCCCGCCTGAACGCTTGGCCCTGATCCCCTTATCCACGCTGACTGATTTGAAGGTGCGCGGCGTCACCTCGTTCTCGGCCGCTATATGTCCGTCTGCGGAgggccaccccccgccccagccaaGCCCCTAATCTATTTCCAGTTCAGACTTGCCTACTCTGGGAGCAGGATCCTGTCAACCCGTATATCCCGCTAGCCCTGCTCTCCACTGTTGGGCACCATGTTTTTTCTCTCAGAGCGGCATTTGTCACTGTTGGTAGTGTTTTCTTGTGTAATTGTTGGATTGTCGTCTGAGTTTCTTGCAGCATACAGCTGTCAGAAATCACGCTCCTTAGTGGTTCTCAGAACGTGGCTCCAtcagcagcttcagcatcacctggaCATTTGCTAGACATGTAAATTTGTGAGTCCCATCCAATCCCTGCTGAATCAGAAGCTCTGGCAGATGGgctgtgtatgtgcttagtcttGTCAGCCAtcttctactctttgtgaccctatgggccatagcccaccaggctcctctgtccatgggattctctagacaagaatactggagtgggttgccatttcctcctccaggggatcttaccaacagggatggagcccatgtctcttatgtctcctgcattggcaggcaagttctttatcactcatgccacctgggaagcccaagaatcttTAAAGAAACCCTCCAGGTGATGCCATCCTATTAAtaaagtctgagaaccactgctctggaACTGCCAGAACATAGTTAAGACCTCAGTCTATACTTGTTGGGTGATTTTATATATCTGTCTTCACCAGTCAGTTTATATatttgtcattcagttcagttgctcagtcgtgtctgactctttgtaaccccatggccaactcccagagcttgctcaaactcatgtccatcgagtcaatgatgccatccaaccatctcatcctctgttgtccccttctcttgccttcagtctttcacaacatcagggtcttttgcagtgagtcaattcttctaatcaggtggtcaaagtattggagcttcagcttcagcatgagtccttccaataaatattcaggactgatttcctttaggattgattcgtttgatcttcttgcagtccaagggactctcagagtcttctccagcaccacagttcaaaagcatcaattctttggtgctcagcttcttcatggtccaactctcacatctatacatgactactggaaaaaccatagctttgattagacagatgtttgttggcaaagtaatgtctctgatttttaatatgctgtctagttttgtcataacgAGCCTGAATGAGgaaatgtgtaattttaaaatttgaaaagtgtGCAAAGCCCGGGTGTAACACTGGGTGACCTGTGGCCAACAGGTTCCCATGCATAGCCACCATCCAGCCCAGGAAACTGACTCATTCAATTTTGAATCTGAAAAATGGAGCACAGTCTCTGATACTTGGAGATTCTcggtaaacatttattgaatgaatcaaAGAACAGTTACCTGCAGGAGACCCTGCAGCCACTGGCCCAGCAGGTTCTGGGTTGAGAGGATTGGTTGAGAGCGAGGGCCAGGCGCCTGTACAGTAAGAGGACTTTGGTCTGATTCAGGCAGTCACAGTTCTCTGGCTGTTCTGGCACTGAAAGATGGTGTTCCTTTAGTCTGAATGGTCCTGTTTCTGGCGCAGGTGGTTTTACTCATGATGAGCTGCTGAAGGTGTGGAAAGGGCTGTTCTATTGCATGTGGATGCAGGACAAGCCACTGCTGCAGGTGAGTGCCCAGGAGGCTACAGAAGGCACCGGGGCCACAATATCAGTGGGAGGGTGGACGAGCATGTTTTCAGCCCTCGTTTTGCTGCAGCAGACGTACTGAGCGCAGTTTTATAGCTTTGATGCTATTTTTCCTTAAGGCCTGGAGGGCCATGGCTTTGGGTTAGGGAGGGTCTCACACTTTGTGAGTTGGGCACCATAGCGATGCTGGTGAATGCCAGGGTACATTGTGGCTGAAAATTGGGTTTTCTGGCTTTTTTTGGCCGGGGGTGGGAGCGGTTGTGGGCTCTTAGTACCCTGATcaggactagggattgaacccatcgcCCTGCAGAGGAAGCTTagcgtcctaaccactggaccactggagaagtccctgGGTTGCCTGTTTTGTGTTTGTCAGAGATGATGAGCTGAGTGCTAAAATGCTGGAAACCAGGGGACAGCATCCAAGTCTTCTGAGacaagtattttttccttttttctaattgtttggctgcaccaggtcctagttgcggcgtgtgggatctagttccctaacttggagcaaacctgggccccctgcattgggagcatggaatggtcttagccactggaccaccagggaagtccctagccttTTTTCTTAATTGTCTTTTATAAAAATAGGCCTTatgttttagagcagttttagtttCACAGCAACACGAGAGGAGAAGGTATTGCGATTTCTCACATGCCACTTCCCCCCGTACTCAACACCCCCATGGGAGTGGGCCCTTTCTCATAATCCATGGACCCACCCAGCACATCATCAGCACCCAGAGTCCGTGAGGGTTGCGCTGTTGTACCACCCGTGGGTTGAGTACGTGTATCATGGCGTGTGTCCATCGCTGTGTACCTTACAGAGTGGTGTCACTGCCCTCAAGACACGCCTTTCTTGGGGTGTGTCTCAGTGGGAATTGTTCGCAGTTTGGAACACCCTGCGTGGTGAGGGTACTTAGTGAAGTTCAGATGCTACACTGGGGCCCAGTGCCCTAGGTGGGCTTGTACACCGAGGCGGCAGGCAGCTGCTAACCGGGGGTCTCCTCAGCCCCCTCTCGGGTGGCTGTGTGCTCTCAGGCTCCTGCTGCCCTCCCCTCTTTGACTGTCAGTCTCCATTACTAAGTGTTGGGCTTTGGTCAGGAGGGCAGTCCCTGCGCCTGCTTGTTGTGAGGCTAGGTGGGCATGGCCTTCAGGGGAGGCCTCTTCTAGTGGTGTGAGACTTCCAGACCCCAAGCTTGCTGGGCTGCGGGGCCCTGTGGAGCCGGATCCCACGATGAGTGAGGACAGTTAAGTTTCTTCCTGCCGATGCTTGTTGCACAGGATCCCATTTGTTCAGGGACTGAGGGCATTTGTCTTGTTTCCTGTGCAGGAGGAACTTGGCCGGACCATTTCCCAGCTTGTCCATGCTTTCCAGACCACAGAGGCACGTAAGTATCCTTGCCACGGTGAGCCCCAGCAGTGAGGCTGGATCCGCAGAGACCCAGCCCCTGAACACGAGGCCTGCGTTCTGAGACTGGGAGCGAGGGCCCCATCCCAGCCAGCGTTTGCTGGTGCGGGAGAGGCTACTCTGCTTTCCAGCATGTGTTCCTCACTCACCCAGGACAGAGGTCTGGAGCCATCTGAGATCCGGAGGGCTAATGCCTTCCATTTAGAATCTTGGTGGAAGCTGTGGAGCATCCGCAGCTGAAGGTGTGAACTCCCTGCAGTGCGTCTTCCTGAGTCTTCTTCGGACCAGCATCAGGGATGCTCGGCCCTGTCGCCTGCCCTTTGGCATGCCTTGTGTCTTTAGAAATCCTGATGTGTATGTAGACCCTGGTCCTGTTGAGCGGAGCTATGGGGATGGGGCCCATGTGCCAGCATCTGTGACCTCCCTACCCTGCTCCTGGCCTGGACCTTGGGACCACTGGGACAGTTGCTGGTGGTGCCCTGGCTGTGTGGGTAGGTGTAGTTCGGTTATGGTTAAGTAGCCAAAGACATCAAAAGCAGGGGTTGTGCAGTTACAGACACTACTTTCTTCTCTTGGGAGACTCTCTACTGCCTCTGAGGAGATCCATTCTCTGTAAGTTTCACCTTTTAAGAACGTGCAGAAGCGATTCCGTGCTCAGCATGAGGGCAGGTACAGAGCGTCCAGTTGGTGACACTTGAGCGAGGTAATGGACGCAGTTCTGTCCTTCACTGGGCTGTCTGACCAGCCCTGTCTCTGGGGATGCTCTGCAGCAGGCGATAGTGGTGGCCTTCATGTCCTGAGGTCAGGGCATCAGCAGGCCAGGATCTCTTCAGGCCTCTTCTCTGGGAGCGTGGATGGCCGTCTCttcctgtgtcctcacgtggccgTCTGACTGTGCATATCTGTGTCTTGAATCACCAGTGGCCTTTTCTCTTCATCGCCTCTTTAAAGAGCTGTCTCCCAAGTATAGTTATATACTGAGAGTTGAGGATTAGGACTTCGGGGGACCTGGTTGAACCCACAGCCCCCTGGTCCTGACACACCTGTTATTGGCAGGGTTTTGTGTTTGATCAGGTCAGTGGATCCAGTGGGGtaagtggtggggtggggagttggTGCTGGGGCAGGCGCAGTGGCAGTGCTGGTGTGGGGAGGTGCGGCCTGGGCAGTGCCTCTCCTGCCAGGCCTCACCTTCTCTTCACGCTCGATGTTCAGAGGATGTGGCTATGGTTCAGGCTTGTGGCTGGGCTGTACTCTTCTGTCTGAGGTTCCTGAAAGTCCCATTTTTAAGGCAGATCCACAGCACTGCTCTTAGCGCACTCAGGCCGAGGGCCCCCAAGGCCACTGGTGTGGGACCTCCTGACCAGGTTTCTTCATGGTCTCTGCTCTCCCCTGCCCTCCAGAGGTGGCTACTGCTTCCCCCCAACCCTTCTGGTCTTGTCCCTCCCCCAGAGCACCTGTTCCTTCAGACCTTCTGGCAGACCATGAACCGTGAGTGGCCGGGCATCGACAGGCTGCGTCTGGACAAGTTTTACATGGTGAGGATGCGGCCCGCTCCCCGCAAGGGGCCCCACAGTGCTGGGCTGGGGAACAGCGCTCCCGGAGCCGAGCTCGGCATCCAGGCGCCTGGTCTTGGCGCCCCTGCCCAACAGTGGCGAAGGCAAGGCCCCTGAGGGGTAAACACCGCATAGCACAGACCTGTGTGTCTGGAGGCTCCGCTCCCGCAGAGGGGCTTCTTCTCGTCCTGTTTTCACTTTGGGAACATCCATCATAGCCATCAGTTCTGGTGCTCCGGTCGCTCCCCAGCATCCATCCTGCTGCTCCTGGGAGGCTGGCATCCCGGCCCCGGGCCCAGCCCCCGGCCACTCTGGAGGGCCCATGGTGCACAGTGGGCACACAGATGGCAGGCAGCGGGGAGGTCTGGGCTGGGCTGCTCACGGGGTCTCCTCCTGTGCCACAGCTCATGCGGATGGTCCTGCGCGAGGCCCTGACGGTGCTGCAGACGCAGGGATGGGACGAGAGGTGGGTGCCCCGGCTGCGCATGCTGCTCACACCCATTGCTGGGTGATCTGTATCCCTCCAGACTGAGGGACTGTGTTTCCTGGCTCACCTCAGGCCTCCCTGGCAACTGGCAGCTGGGTGGACTCCTCcagtggggctgggcagggctcTGCTGGTCTTAGCTACCCCTCCCCGCTAGTCCTTCCTGGAGACAGGTGGGCAGGGCTCCCTGGGCAGATGGGCGGGGCTACTGCTGCCTGGACCTGTCTGTCACCCGCCGCCTTGCGTCCTGGTTCCGCCAGCCAGCAGGTTTCCAAACCTCCAGGGGGCAGTCTGACATTACAACATAAAATGAGTTTGCAGATTCATGTTATAAagtttttgaaattaaattttttttaaaacttttttttttaatgatagggGGGATGTGTGCTCAGTATAAAGAACccagaaaaactttttaaaaacattgaaaagcaattttaattCCAGCAgacaggtatttaaaaaaaaaattttttttttttggctgtgctgcatgggtCGTGGggcctcagttccccaaccagggtttgaaccccagTTTGAACcctggccatggcagtgaaagccagaatccactaggccaccaggggaCTCTCTGACAATTACTCTTAAAATATGGTGGTGTTCTGTGCTTGGTACAAAAGGGGCATGGAGGTGGGTGTGGAATTTATAGagactgcttttttattttactgaaagtGTGTCCAAACATCCCACCTGAGTGTCCTGCCGCCACCAAATTTGGGGAGGGCGGGTGCTAGGGGAAAGGGCTTAGAAACAGCAGATTTTGAATTGATTTGTGTTTAAAAAGTGATggtaaagtaatttatttttaagcataaGGATAATAAATCTAGGAACCAGATGTCAAAACAGCTGCCAGACTGGAAAGGGCAGCTTACGGCCCGCATTGCTATAGGACTTCTCCATCTTCTGGGTCACAGAGTCCAAGTCTTACCCCTGGCCTAACCTCCAGCCAATAAAAATCACCAGGAGTTGGACTGTAGTTAACTGGAGCTGTTTTTCTACATTGAGAATGGCTGTGGGTGACTTGACTCCACGTTTAGGGCCAGGCTGCCTCTGGTTTTTAGTAATTTTCATCCTTAAAAATCCTATGAAGGCCTGAGGCTGGCAGTGTCCCTCATATCAGGATTTAGGGCTCTGCTGTCTTGGTCGAGGGGCAGGGGTGGTGCAGGGTTTGCAGTGGGCTCAGTGGAAGCGATGGTATTACTTGTGTTAACTTGGGGGGTGTTGTTAGGAAGGTAGTTCCATCTTCATTGTTGCTGGTAATTCAGCCTCAGATGCTTAATGAAAAAGCTGGTAACCTCCCGTTGTCCTGTGTAAACAGCTAGTTTATCTGCTTTTCTGGCCCTTTTCCATTCTCACACATGTAATAGACTGAGGGTGACATTCGGTAAGTATGTGTGTGTCATGGCCTAGAGGAGAGGTCTCCGGCCCCGGCCTGGGTCACTTCTGGTCCAGGGACAGCACCCTGGTGTTGCTGGTGTCAGCGGCCCCTGGTGCTGCTGCCTGACTTGCCGCTTCTTCCCCAGACAAACCGAGCGGATGCTGGAGCTGCTAACGACAGAGATCCTGCACCCGGACAGTGAAGCCCCCAACGGGGTGAAAAGCCACTTCATCGAGATCTTCCTGGAGGAGCTGACCAAAGTGGGCGCCCACGAGGTAGGTGGTCGGCAGCCGGGCAGGGCAAGGGGGCAGTAGCCAGGCTGCTCGGTGCCTGTGGCCCGGGAGCTGAGCCCCAACCCTCTCCCTGCAGCTGACCGCGGACCAGAACCTCAGGCTCATCGGGCCCTTCTGCACGATCGCTGCCCAGACTCAGGAGTGAGTGCTGTCTCCCGCCTGCCTCCTCTGTTCCGTTGAGTCCCTGAGGAGCTGCCCTTGGAAGATGCCGTGTGCTCACAACAGTCCAGCGAGGTCCAGAGGCCAGCATGGGGAGGGGCAGGCTCATGGTCCAGCCTGACGGCGGCTCTGTGTTTTCCCTCAGCTCCCTGGTTTTGCACAACATCGCTCAAGGCATCTTTGAAACAATCGTGGAGCAGGCCCCACTGGCCATTGAAGAGCTCATGAATgaactggaggaggaggagctgtcAGAGGAAGAGGAGCTgtcggaggaggaggaggcacagGAGCCGGGCGTGCTGTCCAGAGAGCCCCCTAAAGGTGAGGACCGCACACCCCAGGGTGACAGCCTGTCCCGGTCCCAGCCTGCGGTGGACCCCCACCTTCCTCTCCTGTCCCACCCCCTCGCTTCTGCTCTCGCCCCTGAAGTCTGTTCTCAGTGCGGCAGCTGGGCTGACCTTGGAAACAAACACACGTGTCGGTTGCTCTCCCGGCCCACTCCACGGCCCCCGCCTCCTCACAACTCCCCAGGCTCTGTTCCTGTCACCGGGTATCCGCCCCGCCCCTGTGGGGTCTCTGCCCTCCGTcactcctgccctgccctgcccaccatTTAGAGTGCAGCCTCCCAGTCCCTCCCCAGCTTGCTCAATGGGCATTTCCGTGGTGGATCACTTTTTGGagtaaattacttaaaattacaTAAGTCACTTGCTCATCTTTCTGGCCTGTCTCCCACCACTGGGTGCCCGGCCCCACCCACCAGGGTGGGAGCTGTGTGTCCCTGGTGTTGGGAGTGGGGCCCGCTGGATTGAGCTGGATGAGGGAGAGGGTATGAATGAAGAGTAGCAGGCAGCTCGAGTGAGCGTCCCCCTTGGAGGCGGGGCCCGTGGGCCTGCGTCGACGCTGTCCGGTCCAGCCCGTCCACCTTGTGCTAAGTGGGTCCTTGGGGGGCACCAGCTAGGCTCATGGCCATGTCCTCGGGGGGACTGTGTGGTGGGTCATTGTGCCTCTAGGGGTGCGTGTCCTCCACCAGCTGCAGACTTTTCCACCCCGGCcttttgttgtggaacacaggtgACGTGAGGTCTACCAGCTTAACCGTGTGTAAGTGCACAGCTCAGCGGCACTAAGTGTGTTCACGTTGTATACTTGTCATCACTGTCCATCTCTGGAACGTCTCATCTTCCCAGACCGAAGCTGTCCCCGTGCCTCCCTCTGCCCAGCCCAGCTGCTGGCACCGGCCGCCCTGCCGTCAGTCCTGTGAGCGCCTGTCGGCGTCTGTGTTTATAGCAGTGGGCTCTCACAGTCTTTGTCTTTGTGTCTGGCTGAGTTCCCCGAGCCATGCCATATCGTGTGTGGGAATGCTTGAGGCTGAGCGATACAGCACTGAACATGTAGTTCATGTTTTGTCCTTTGTTGGTAGATGGAGTTTGGGGTTGCTTCCGTGTTTCTCTGTTGTGGTTAGTGCTATTATGAACACGAGTGTACGAGTATCTgtttgagaccctgctttcaatcCCTTTTGGTCTGTGCCCagagtgggatggctgggtccTCGGGTAAGCCATGCTTAACTTTCTAGGAACCGCCACCCTCTTTGCACAGCGGCGGCCTCGCGCGCGTCCCGGCCGGCAGCGCGAGAGGGCCGCGGCTCCTCCGCCTCGCAGTCTCTCGCCTTCTTCGATGGCGGCCCTCCTCCTGAGTGCGGGTGCTATCACCGTGGTTGCGGTTTGCGTTTCCCTAGTGACTGTTGGTGTCAGGTACCTTTTCATGCGCTTGTTGGCTCTTCACGTATTTTTGGAGGAATGTTTATTCAAgcccttggcccattttttgagtcattgttttttcattgtgttttaggAGGCCTTCGTATGTTCTGGCATCTTCCCtagtagcttagttggtaaaagaatttgcctgcaatgcaggagaccggagataaaatggcaccccactccagtactcttgcctggggaaccccatgcacagaggccctggcaggctgccgtccgtgggatcgcggagagtcggacacttGCTCTTTCCCATGTTCTGGCTGTAGCTCCTCCCCAGGTTATGATGTGCAGGAGTCTTCTGCTGTATGGGTGGTCTTCTTAACCCTATTCACGGTCTCGTGATGTACAGATTTGAAAGTTCTCATCATGTCTGGTTGTCTTAATTTTCCATGTTACCTGTGCCTTTAGTCCAAGAAATCGTGGCCAGACCCAGTCTCCTGAGGCTTTTGCCCTATGTTTGCATCTGAGTTTCGCTGTTTTGGTTCTTTCTTTACGTCTTTGGTCCGTGTTGAGTTAATTTTAGTCTGTGGTGGTAGTAAGGGTCCagcttctttctctgtgtgttgaTGTTGGGTATACTAGCACGTTTGTTGAAGGGACCGTCCTTTCGCCCCTGGACGGTCCTGTGCCCTGGGGGGAGGTCATTGGATGGTAGGAGCAAGAGTTGATTGCTGCAGCTTCTGAGTCCGACACCCTTGCTGGCGCTCCTGGCTTTCTCGTTGGTCAGCTATCCCCCTCAACACTCTCCAGCCGTCCTGGACGTCCTTCCtggccctccttcccctcctccttgtCCTCAGTAGCCTGAGTGACCAGCGCAGATGAACCCAGGGGCCCATGGTGGCCCAGGGCCTGCCCACAACCCTGCTGTTGTCTTTCTTTGCCACATGTGCTCGCCCCTCAGGCCAGCTGGTGATCAAAGCTGTCCTCTGTAGGTGGAGACGGCAGGGCCCCAAGCGTCTGGTGTCCGCTCCCTCACCCGAAACGGCTCTCCCTGCTCACCTCTTAGTCCAGGCCTCCCCGTGGCCAGAcagcccccttcctcctcctcctggggctcctgGCCCGCCAGTCCTGCCTGAGGTGCACCCTTGTTTTGTCAGCCCCTCTCGGTTTCACTGGAAGTGATCAGTCCCCACCGCCTCTGGGACGGCTCTTTGGTTCCCGGTCTGTGGAGGCACCGCTGCCCTGGGGCAAGGCCCTCAGCGCTCCTGCCATCCCATTGTGAGCTCCTGAGCCCGGCTGTGGCCCTGGCAGGCGGGGTGCCTGGGCCCCAGGTTGGGCCTGTAACTCCCGTGGTACTAGGCGTGTCTAAGTCCGTGGGGCCCTTCTGTTCTAGGTTCGGTCTGCAGGGCTCAGCGCCCCCTGGACCAGCAGGAGGGAGAAGACGACGAGGACAGCACCAGCACTGTCCTCCAGGTGTGTGGCTGGGTCTGTGGGCTGAGCTCTTGGCTCTGGACATCAGGTAGGGCGGCATCTGTCCACCTGGGactgggtgggaggcagggaccCCAGAGGCTCATCTGCAGAACACAGACTGGTTGAAAGGGGAGTTGGGGACAGGGCCCCGGGAGGCTGAGCCCAGGTTTCCCTGCTCGGCAGTCACCCCGCCTCTGCTCCCGGCCCCTTTGGGTGCTGGGGCCACTGGGGTGGTGCATGCTGAGCGGGGGCCTTTCAGGTCCCCATCGGAGCCTGAGCTCAGCAGACAAGATCGGGGACTTCAGGTGGATTGGACCCGTAGGGGCCTTCCTAGTCAGTGTCAGATGTTGATTACTTGATGAGTTAATAAGATTTTAGATGTCTTGGGCTAAATTCACCAGATTAATTTTCCTTGTTCCATCCTGCTCGTTTTGACGTGGCTCCCGGAGGA belongs to Bubalus bubalis isolate 160015118507 breed Murrah chromosome 1, NDDB_SH_1, whole genome shotgun sequence and includes:
- the RRP1 gene encoding ribosomal RNA processing protein 1 homolog A, whose translation is MGPRVQLPPEIQLAQRLAGNEQVTRDRAVRKLRKYIVARTQRAEGGFTHDELLKVWKGLFYCMWMQDKPLLQEELGRTISQLVHAFQTTEAQHLFLQTFWQTMNREWPGIDRLRLDKFYMLMRMVLREALTVLQTQGWDERQTERMLELLTTEILHPDSEAPNGVKSHFIEIFLEELTKVGAHELTADQNLRLIGPFCTIAAQTQDSLVLHNIAQGIFETIVEQAPLAIEELMNELEEEELSEEEELSEEEEAQEPGVLSREPPKGSVCRAQRPLDQQEGEDDEDSTSTVLQFDYKAVADRLFEMASRQDTPPQNRKRLYKVIRKLQALAEGLFPEPDIPEEAYRNPRGGRRVRMKKRLSGSQLQDKTGRHAKEDLHSESSPGSTRRRRRQRAGSDPSVPRERPGGHGGRGAPRRQRRPRVGAKAKMAGCQEPKAKRKRTPEGQK